CTTAATCTGCTCCATCTTTCCATCTATAATAAATCCAAAAGTAATCAATGAAAATACAAGAAGTTGATAAAGAAGAGGAACTCCTTTTTTCAAGAATCcgaaaaaaaagttatgtaaTTACATACCTACGATGAAGTTCCAGATCTGAATCGAGGAGTTGGATTTGGGATCGTCACGATGAACAGAAACTGCCGCTGTCTTGTCTGTGAAATTTCCTTCTTTCTTCTTGAAAGTGTTGAAAAATCTATCGGCCGTCATGTTCACTTGGATCTCCAGGTCGAGAGTCTGAACGCCCGCCATGGCTCTACAATTTGAGATCTCGTGTTGGCTTGTCTTGTCTTAATATTTTACCATATTCGAGAAAAGAGAGATGGCTTCTTACGTTAGAGTGTTGATAAACACTACTCGTGGCGCcgacataaaataatagtaatattttttaaaatcaaatagcTAGTATACAACTTAATTTATTAAGTATATTTACTCTCGGCGGTTGATTCACAAAGGAAATACTCCAGTGGCGGATCCCGAAACATATCGAAATAAACGAAACATGCACTATCATATGCACTCGCTGACATCTTGTCTGAATCTAAAGATAAAGCACAAAtactaggggtgggcaaaatatccgtaaattttgatttgattcgttattcgtttcgattcgatccgaaaaattcgaatatccgtaacttaacaaatcgaagcaaatactaaaatccaatatccgtcaaagacgaagcaaatcacaaatactaatatttttagaaacggatatccgatccgatccgttatataaatatatatgtatacatgtttataaaattatataatatatatacttttatatctctatataagttttataatgtttttgttcactaaattaattatttagttattaaattttttgaaagtatatggtttttttgaaaaattatgatgagatgttattattttattatattttcttttttttcttttatttttatttatttttttaatttttaattattttttacggatcgaatcggataaccggcaaaaattcggatattcgcggatatccggtccgaagagttacggatcggatcgaatcgaaaaatcgaatattcgtAGGGAACGAatcggatcacggatatccttaaaaatccggatatccgctCCGTGCCCACCCCTAAGCACAATACCGAGACATACATTTAAAACACATACAAAATATACGGGAAAGTCATCTACTGATAAGTTTTAGTTTTGacttttgtaaaagaaaaaaaaaagtatatatcatataaataactATGACTAGGGTATTATGAATGGATTAACAGTTAAAGTCCAGAAAATTTCTAAGAAATTATATCAAGCAAATGTCAGCGAGCAGACTCTTCATCATACTAGCTGGCATGTTGGTTTATAATAATCAAGGGTTGTtaccattttaaaaaatttgtatgtttttcTAGAAATTGTTGAAGTTGTCTACTAAGAACCAGTCTTGATCCATActcttaaattttctttttagttaatGGATATCGATTTTATGGATTGAAGACATAACAAGCTACATTCTCATCCAGCGGCTGATATGTACACTTCTCGAagccaaaatatatatttggaatattttaaGCATCTATTGGTTTCGAATTACATCGTTACATTATCATGTTTTAGTCTTATTTACATGGTTTTAATAATAGTTGTTCAGTAAATTACAGTTCTTAAATCATTCTAGCTCAAAAGTGCTAGCTAACGATAATATATGTAGCAAAATCATTTTCCGAACTTCTCTACATACACCATGACATTTCGAAAACCGGGATATTATAGGGTACGTACGTTTGACATTATCTCGATCTCAAAGCAAAGAGAAAGACAAGCAAGCAAGTATGATACATCATACTcgcttttaattttcaaaaaaaaagtatgatactcgcttttattataaatattataatcacATCATACACTCAGAAGTTTCATATTTGCAACTTACAACATAAAACATAACATCAACTCAATACATTTATAACACTATAACATGCGGACATTTTATCTTAATCTTTATTGAGACAGACATGAACTTTATATAAAACGCTTGGAGAAAATAACATTAATTTCTCCTCTATGCCTCGGACAAGAGGTGTTCGTCGATATCTTTGATCATCTCCGCAAAGAAAGGGAGCAAAGTCTCAGGGTGAGACACGTTCTCATCAATCTTCTCATACTCGAAGTGCCACTTCACAATACTTTCGTTTCCTCCTTGCTTAGGGGTAACTTGGATCGTAATCAAAAAGCTCTTGAACTCTTCCATCAGATCTCCCTCTAAAACCCTAAACTTCACCAGTTTCTTCTCTGGTTCCACCGCTTCGATCCTCTCCTTTGCCACCTTGGCTTGTCCATCTACATCCAAAACGTTAATTACCGATCAAAATCTTATATCTTGTTGCACAAATTTAGAGTCGGTTTTTGGGCATAGCAAAATGAAACATTCGTTTCGACCTCCAAATGATTACTGAAAGTATAATTGTTTCAAACCCTATGAATTTTAGGACCGGCTCTATGTCCAATTATGCATGTATTCACAAATATCTACTAGAGATTATAGATTATAGTGTGGCATTAAATACCATGAACGTAGTTCCAAAAGATAATACTGCCAACTTCGCCCCACTCTCCGTCGTGCAGATCACATGCCTGCACATTGCGTGGAGTGGCTTTGGCCACATGATGTGGTCTTCCGGCGTACATGTGGTAGAACTTCGCCGCCGGAGATTTGATCTCAACTTCAACCTCGAGTTCTCCTAGTAGAGAAGACTGTGCCATCTTTATTTGCCAACGAAAGTGCTTTGGTAGACTTTGAGATGCTATCCCCTTTCTAATTTATAGACGGAGAGTGGCAACCTCTTGGACGGATCAGATTTGGGGAAgggttatattatattttcttgcaATGTCTTTATCTATGAGTTGGAGTGGTTACGTATGTTTGTAATTTATTTGggttttgaatttgaaatattttaataataggAGATTGTTTGGTTTACAGTTGTGATCCGTATCTTATTGATTGATAAGTTTGTAAATAGAGTATGTGTCAGCCAGCACTAATCAAGGTTTGTtgct
This DNA window, taken from Raphanus sativus cultivar WK10039 unplaced genomic scaffold, ASM80110v3 Scaffold1494, whole genome shotgun sequence, encodes the following:
- the LOC130504321 gene encoding MLP-like protein 31, with product MAQSSLLGELEVEVEIKSPAAKFYHMYAGRPHHVAKATPRNVQACDLHDGEWGEVGSIIFWNYVHDGQAKVAKERIEAVEPEKKLVKFRVLEGDLMEEFKSFLITIQVTPKQGGNESIVKWHFEYEKIDENVSHPETLLPFFAEMIKDIDEHLLSEA